One stretch of Bordetella avium DNA includes these proteins:
- a CDS encoding BPTD_2524 family lipoprotein: MRLGLGVAAIAIALSGCASKGLMEPGAQGVSQEFLVNADPMAAFRRASEYVRVCHEVRAHPYQVEYGGKRVIGQRGLPHEVLVHQLGEEAKILERIQVQEAERASQARVKVIVLGGGVWDGAEIAAAKQSIESSTPVCRALE, from the coding sequence ATGCGCTTAGGACTGGGGGTGGCAGCTATCGCCATTGCGTTGAGCGGCTGCGCGAGCAAGGGCCTGATGGAGCCGGGTGCCCAGGGGGTTTCCCAGGAGTTTCTTGTTAATGCAGATCCGATGGCGGCATTCCGCCGTGCTAGCGAGTATGTGCGGGTCTGTCATGAGGTTCGCGCTCATCCTTATCAGGTCGAATACGGCGGTAAGCGTGTCATCGGCCAACGCGGACTGCCGCACGAGGTGCTGGTTCATCAGCTTGGCGAAGAGGCTAAGATTCTTGAGCGCATTCAAGTCCAGGAGGCCGAGCGGGCCAGCCAGGCGCGCGTCAAGGTGATCGTATTGGGTGGCGGTGTGTGGGATGGTGCCGAGATCGCCGCGGCCAAGCAGTCTATCGAGTCGTCCACGCCGGTCTGCCGGGCGCTGGAGTAG
- a CDS encoding aspartate carbamoyltransferase — MSISQQAFLRDAMRRLNLTRDVFAARIGVKRRALDTWLLPEGSQEFRAMPEVVERFVSEIVQNRDLLEKYTQSAQAGPLRDRIAYNGKHQLISVDQFTRESVEELFRVADMMQPIARRQKVSRVLEGAVLGNLFFEASTRTRVSFGSAFCRLGGSVCDTTGFTFSSMAKGESIYDTSRVMSGYVDAMVVRHPDKGSVAEFAAATNIPVVNGGDGPGEHPSQALLDLYTILTEFSRLGKLLDGAHIAMVGDLKYGRTVHSLIKLLSLYKGLRFTLIAPPGLEMPDYVLEQAARNDNTIEQKSSLADGLPGADVIYATRVQKERFASEEASEGYTSEFQINRAMVDRYCGPDTIVMHPLPRDSRPGANDLSVDLNDDPRMAIFRQTDNGIPVRMAIFAVLLGVEGLVQHSMRDVTWRHPSHIGPDDSVFHGLD, encoded by the coding sequence ATGTCCATTTCCCAGCAAGCTTTTCTTCGAGACGCAATGCGTCGTCTCAATCTTACTCGCGACGTGTTCGCTGCCCGCATCGGTGTCAAACGCCGCGCGCTTGATACCTGGTTGTTGCCAGAGGGTTCGCAAGAGTTTCGCGCGATGCCCGAGGTGGTCGAGCGTTTTGTCAGCGAAATTGTGCAGAATCGCGATCTGCTGGAAAAATATACGCAAAGCGCACAGGCAGGTCCCTTGCGTGATCGAATTGCCTACAACGGTAAGCATCAACTGATCTCGGTCGATCAGTTCACACGTGAGTCCGTCGAAGAACTCTTCCGTGTTGCCGACATGATGCAGCCCATCGCACGGCGCCAGAAAGTGTCTCGTGTATTGGAAGGTGCGGTGTTGGGCAATCTTTTTTTCGAGGCCAGCACGCGCACGCGGGTGAGCTTCGGTTCGGCATTTTGCCGCCTGGGCGGCTCGGTGTGCGACACGACGGGCTTTACGTTTTCGTCCATGGCAAAGGGCGAATCCATCTATGACACCAGCCGCGTGATGAGCGGCTATGTGGATGCGATGGTGGTTCGCCATCCCGACAAGGGTTCAGTTGCCGAGTTTGCCGCAGCCACGAATATTCCTGTGGTCAATGGCGGCGACGGCCCGGGTGAACATCCCAGTCAGGCTTTGCTGGATCTCTACACCATCCTGACGGAGTTCTCGCGTTTGGGCAAACTGCTCGATGGTGCGCATATCGCCATGGTGGGGGATCTGAAATACGGCCGAACCGTGCATTCGCTGATCAAGCTGTTGTCGCTCTACAAGGGTTTGCGTTTTACCCTGATCGCGCCGCCAGGGTTGGAGATGCCCGACTATGTGCTTGAGCAGGCTGCGCGCAACGACAATACGATTGAGCAGAAGTCGTCTCTGGCCGATGGTCTGCCAGGCGCAGACGTGATTTACGCCACGCGGGTGCAGAAAGAGCGTTTTGCCAGTGAAGAGGCAAGCGAGGGCTATACCTCAGAGTTCCAGATCAACCGCGCCATGGTTGACCGCTATTGCGGGCCGGACACGATTGTGATGCATCCCTTGCCGCGCGATAGCCGCCCTGGCGCTAATGATTTGAGCGTGGATCTCAATGATGACCCGCGCATGGCCATTTTCCGGCAGACGGACAATGGCATCCCCGTGCGCATGGCCATCTTCGCCGTGTTGCTGGGGGTTGAGGGTCTGGTGCAGCATTCGATGAGGGACGTCACCTGGCGTCATCCATCGCACATCGGTCCTGATGACTCCGTGTTTCACGGTCTGGACTAA